GGTGATCGAACGGGCCACCCGCGTCGTACTCCGCCTCGGAATACGACGGCACTTCGTCGTCCGTCGGATAGTCGTTTTCGAGCCAGTACTCACGGCCGCCGTCGAGGAGATACACGTCGTCGTGGCCGTAGTACTTGAACTGCCAATAGGTGTAGGCCGCCCACTGGTTCGACTCGTCGCCGTAGAGGACGACGGTGCTGTCGTCGGCGATGCCGTGTTCACCCATCATCTCGGCGAAGTCGTCCTTCTTCAGGATGTCCCGCTGGAACGAGTCCTGGAGGTGCGGTCCCCAACGGAATCCGATGGCGCCGGGGATATGCGTCTCGGCGTAGGACTCGTCGTACTCGATATCCGCCTCCACGAGTCGGTACTCGGGGTCGTCGCTCCCGAACTCGTCGAGGTGGTCGTCGACCCACTCGGCCGTGACGAGAACGTCGCTTCGCTCGGTCTCTGACATACGTCTAGTTCGTCTCCTTATTTCCACTTAGAGATGATGGGCACGTTACCGCGTGATGGTACGTTCGACCGTTCTTCGGTTCCGTTTCGGCGCAACAATCCTTATCCGCGAAACTCCCGTAGCCGGAACAGCATGACCGAGTATCACGCGATACTCGTTTTCGACGGGGACTGTCCGTTCTGTTCGGCGGCGGCGTCCGTGCTACGGCGGGTGCGCGGCGTCGGTGCGATTCCGTGGGATGCGGAGGCGGCCCAGTCGTTTCTCGAAGCGCAGTTCGATGCGACACCGTTCGCGTTGGTGTTCGCCGATAACGAGGAGGGTCGAGTGTACGTGGGGAGGGAGGCGGCCCGCGAACTCTGTGAGCGGGCGGGAGTGCCGGTTCTGATCCGCGACGTCGTCGGCGACAACTACGAATCCATCGCGACGCCATCAGAACGGTGACCGGGGTTGCCGGTGACCCCGATCCGTACCACGGCGTCCATCCGATGGCTGACGACGCCCGCGAACGGTTCGACGCCTTGGCGACGAACGCGGATTCGATGCCGATAGCGGTGCGGGACGACTGATCGTGCACCTTCGTGTGGTTTGCATCCTTCCCGAAGGTTAAGACTCACCTCTCCGTAGCCTCCGGCATGTTCCCGGATATCGACTATCTCGACTGGATCACCGGTCGCCCCGAAGCCGCCACGCACGACCTCGGGTCGAGCGACCTGCGGCGCGCGGTGCCGGAACCGGACGGCATCGTGCCGCCGAAACTCGCCGACTTGCCGTCGCCGCCGGACGACCTCGACCTCGAAACCATCATCGCCGACGCCTACGACGTCGGGACGGAGAACGTCCTCGTCACGGCCGGTGCCACGCACGCGAACTTCGTCGCCATGGCCGCCGCACTCGGCGGGAAAGGGGACGGAGCGGGCGAAACGGACGGTGGCGACGACCGTCCACCGCGCGCACTGATCGAGAAACCGGGCTACGAACCGCTGGTGGCGACGCCGGAGGGACTCGGTGCGACGGTGGACCGCTTCCGCAGACCGGCCGAGGACGACTACGGACTCGACCCCGGGCGAGTCGAAGCGGCGATGAGCGACGGAACGCGCTGTATCGTCGTCACGAACCGCCACAACCCGAGCGGGAGTCGGGCGAGTCGAGAGACGATGGCGGAAGCGAGTCGCGCCGCCGCGGACAACGACGCCATCCTGCTCGTGGACGAGGTGTACGCGCCGTTCTGTGCCGACGAGGCCAGCGTCTTCGGCGGCCCGACCGCCGCCATGCTCCCGAACACGGTCATCACGAACTCGATGACCAAGTACCTCGGATTCGGCCCGATTCGCGTCGGGTGGCTCGTCGCGGACGCCGACTTCGTCTCGCGCGCCCAATCGGTCATGTTCCACGTCCCGGCGATATCGGCACCCGGTATGGCGCTTACCCGCCGCGCGCTGTACGCCGAGACGGAACTCGCCGAGGGATCGCGCGACCGAATCGAGGAGAATCGGGAACTGCTCGCGGAGTTCGTCGAGGAGCGCGACGACATCTCCGGGGCCGTCCCGTCCGGGTGTACCTACGGCTTTTTCTCCCACGAATCGGCCGACGGGGACGAGGTATCGGAAGCCGCGTGGGAGGAGGGAATTCTCGTCGTTCCCGGGCGGTTCTTCGACGACGGCGACAGCTTCCGATTGAGTTTGGGACTGGACAACGAGACAGTCCGGGCGGGATTGGACGCGTTCGGCGACGTGTTGGACGATATCGGGGAGTGAGACGCTCGTCGCAACGACCGGGAGTCCGCGAGACGTTCGAGATATCGGTTACCAAATCCACAGTATGTGTCCGAAGTGTGAAACGCGTCAGACGACTCTCATCGCCCCGATAGATTCATTCCGCCGTGGTCTGCCAAGAGTTAAGACCCGCGCATACAATCTCATGTTCATATGGACGGTATGGACGGAAGCCCAGCGGAAATTACGACGCTCGTCGGCCGGGAGGTTTACTCCAACAACGGAGTCTTCGTCGGAGAAGTGGACGACGTTCGTCTCGATTTGAACGAAACGGCAGTAACAGGTCTCGCACTCGGTGGTATCAACGACGAACTGTTCGGCGACCGCATCACGCCGGGACGCGGCATCATCGTGCCGTACCGGTGGGTGCGCGCGGTCGGCGACGTCATCCTCATCAACGATGTCGTGGAACGGTTGAAGGAACCGGAAGAGGGAGAAAGAGAAGAAGCGGTCGTCTAATTTAGTTCCCGTTCGATTCTCCATCGACGCCCATCGCGTCGAACAGTTTCTTCTTGACTGCTTCTTCAGTGAGCGAGAGCAGGGTATCGCGGTTGTCCTCGTTGGTCTCGATGCCGGTGAAGATGCCGAGCGGAATCTCCGCGCTGGCCTGCGTCGAGTGGCCCGCCGCTTCGCCGATGGTGTCGAAGGCGTCCTGTAGCACGTTGCCGATGTTCATCCGGATGTCCTTCGACCGGGCGGCGAGGTAGATGGTGTCGTCGGCGATGCCGAAGACGGCCGAGGTTGTGATGCCTTCGAGGTTGAGCAGGTGTTGGGCGGCCTGCGTGAGCGCGTCGCGGTCTCGGATGAAGCCCGCGTTGCTGACGAGATGACTGCCCTGCACCTCCCGGTTCGTGATGGCCTCGGCGAGCACGTCCAGCGTCTCTGGCGACATCGACGGCGATTCGACCTGTTCGAGCGTGTCGTGGTTGGCGAACGGGTAGAGGTAGGCCGCCGCGGTGAGGTCGGCGGGCGTCGTGTCGCGCTTGAAGTCGAGCGTCTCGGCACGGATACCGTACAGGAGCGCCGTCGCGACCTCCTCGCTCAGGTTGATATCGAACTCCTGAACGTACTTCGTCATGATGGTCGAGGTCGAACTGACGTTCGGCCGCACGTCCGAGAACCCCGCTTCGTACTCCGATTCGGGTTCGTAGTGGTCGATGAGGATATCGACCGGATGGTCGAGTTCGGGTTGTGTCGCCCGCATGTGATCGACGAGGGCGAACGTGTCGTAGGAGTTCACGTTCACTTCGTCACGCTGGATCAGTTCGATACCGAGCAGGTTGACGAACGCCCGGTTCTCCTGGTGTCCGATCTCACCATGATAGAGGATGTCCGCTTCGACGCCGAGGCTTTCGGCAATCGTCTGGAGTGCGGCCGCGCTGGCGATGGAATCCGGATCAGGATTGTCGTGCGTGAGAATCGCGAGTTTGCTCGACGTGCCCTCGATGACGGCGGACAACTGCCGTGCCTTGTACTCCAACTCGCCCGCTTCGAGCGACCGAAGCGCGGAGTTGGCGATAACGGTCGACGGGTTGATCACCACGTCCGCGCCCATCTCGGTGAGTTCGTCGGCCGACACCGGATCGCTCGCGCGAACCACGGTGAACCGTTCGCCACCTCGATCCTGCAGGTTCGAGACGGCTTCCTTGTTGGCCGCGACATCGGACGAGAGGATGAGGACGACGTCGCGGTCGGCAACGTCTTTCGCGGCCGATTCGTCGCGGATGTCCCCGCTCTGCGCGTTCAAATCCTGGTCGCGGAGCGCCTCGACGCGATCGCTGTCCCGGTCAATGATGAGAACTTCTTTCCCCTGTGCAACAAGTTCCTCGGCGACGGCGTAGCCGACGCTCCCACAACCCAAAATGGCGTACGAAGACATCGAGGAGATAGTTATCCCGGCGCTCATTACTACTGGGCCGTTGCCCCGGCCGGTACTTAATCCTCCCGGAGCGCCGTTGAAACCAGTCCACGCCCAGCTTTACTCATCCGTGAGGTGGATCGATCCATCACCGAGATAGTAAAAACGAATGTCACAAATCGGTGTGATAATACTGAACACGCTCGATACGGGAACCGACCGCATCGTTACCCCGTCGGCGACTGACGGAAGTGAAACTGCGGTGCTCACCGAAGGGTTGACGAACGTGTACGCGACCCGAGATGGTGGGCCATCACCGCCATCGACGACATCTCTTTCGCCGCCGATTACGTGGTCTTCTCCCTCCGTAATTCCGGGCGCAAAAGCTCGGTGTCTTCGACAGTTACTGACCTCGTTTTCGGGCCGATTTTTCACATCGTTTTTCACCCCAAACCGGGACACTGCGATTCGAAAGGAAACGTATTTACGTCCCACCCGACTTTTTCAAAATGCGTTGGGCCGGTAGCTCAGTTAGGCAGAGCGTCTGACTCTTAATCAGACGGTCGCGTGTTCAAATCGCGCCCGGCCCGCTTTTGCGAAGAATAAACGTGACGAGCGAAGCGGCCAGCGATTTGAAGTAGACCGGTCGCACGCCCGGGAAACGAACGGATGTGAGTGACCTGGAACGTCTGGGCGTAGTTCGAACGCGCCCGGCCCGTACTTCTTCGATGAACTGATTCGTGAATCGTGGCTTTTCGGCTATTTCGAGGAGAACACCCGTTCACAGTTCATGGATCAGTAATTCCAACAAGCCCACGGGATACAACGGCCACTTGTCGTCCGGAAAATCGGAAAGCGGGTTCCAGAACGCTTCGAACGTCTCGTCCATGGCTTCGGTCGATTCGTAACCGTCTCCTAAAAACGGTCGTCCCGTTCCGGCGAATCTCAGGGACGGAGGGTGATGGTCCGCGATTTGCCGCTGCCGTTCACCGAGTATTCGACGCCGACTTCGACCGTTTTGCCAGCCATGTCCACCGGGGACCGCTCGCGCGGAACTGGTAGAGGTTGATGGTCGCGGACGAGTCGGACGAGAGGACCGCCTCGACCGATGCACTGTTGCTGAAGCCATCGGTATCGAGGTCGATGGAACCGGGAAGTGACATTCCGCCGTTGATGTCGGTGACGCCGTTCTGCACGTCGGCGTCGATGGCGAGTTCGCTGACCCACTTGCCCTCGCTGTAGGAGTGGTCACGCAGTTCGTCGATGTCGCCGTCAGACGGCGTGATGCGCAGGCGTTCGATGATCAGGTTCGACGATGCGTCGTTCGTGACCTCGAACGAGAGTCCCGAGCGCTCGCCGTTGTCGTCTTCGGGGGTATCGATAGCGGTGACGGTTCCGTCGTAGCCGAGGGGGTGTGACGGGGTCAGCGAACCGGACGAGTCGTTTTCGGCCGTGAACGAGAGGGTTTTGCTCGTCCCGTCGCCGAGTTCGTAGTCCACCGTGAATTCGACCGCTTCACCCGCCATATCGACGGGGGTGCCGTTCGATTCGAACTGGTAGCAGTGGGCGGTTGCGGTGGATCCGGACGAGAGGACCGCCTCGGTCGAGGCACTGTCGCTGAACCCGTCCGAGCCGAGGTCGATGGTCGTCGGTAGCGATGTCCCACCGTTGATGTCGGTGACGCCGTTCCGCACGTCGGCGTCGATGGCGAGTTCGCTGACCCACTTACCCTCGCTGTAGGAGTGGTCGCTGAGTCTGTCGATGTCGTCGTTCGCCGGTTCGATACCGATGCTCCGAATCGTCGTGTTCGACCCGGATTTGTTCGTGAGGCTAAACGTGATTCCCGACCGTTCCTCGTTGTCGTCAGCAGGGGTATCGACCGCTCCGGCGTCCTTGTTGTAGGCGAGATAACCACGCTGCGAAGGAGCGCTCGAATCCCGCGAGGACGTGTTCGAACCGTGCGACGGAACGCTCGAATCCTGTGAAGGGGTGCCCGAACCAGACGAGGCGCTCCTCCCCGTGAACGAAGACGACCCCACCGCTCCGCTGTCGAGTCCGTAGCTCACGGTGAAGTCCACCGATTCGCCCGCCATATCGACCGGGGAGCCGTCCGATTCGAACTGATAGAGGTGGACGGTCGCGGAGGAACCCGATGAGAGGACCGCCTCGATCGAGGCGCTGTCGCTGAAGCCATCGGTATCGAGATCGATGATCGTCGGTAGCGACGTGCCACCGTTGAGGTCGGTGACGCCGTTCCGAACGTCGGCGTCGATGAACAGTTCGCTGACCCACTTGCCCTCGTCGTAGGAGTGGTCGCTGAGTCCGTCGATATCGTCGTTCGCCGGTTCGATTCGCACGTCCTGAATCCACATGGACGAGTCGGCGTCGTTCGTGACCGTGAACGAGAGTCCGGACCGTTTCCCGTTGTCGTCCACCGACGCATCGACGACGGCGGCGTCGTCGTGGTACAGGAGCGCGTTGTCCGCGGCCGCGTTGTGCGACCGCGTGATGAGGCCGTACTCCCGGAAGAATTCACGGACAACGGCGGTGGTGTTCTGGACCTGTGTGGCGATCGAACGGTCGTACTCGTACGTCGATTCGATGATCATCCCGGGCGTGTTCAGATCCGCGCCGACCTTGTGTTTGAGCATCGGCCGCGAACCGTCCGGACTCGTCGCCCCGCTGTACGCGAACGTCGAATCGGTGATGACGTTCTCGTTCATGTACGAGACGAGGCGTTTACGGTAGGCAGTCGCGTTCCCCGCCGCCGTGGAGAAGATGCCCTGCCCGACGCCGTCGCCCTGCCTGTAGATGCCGTGGGAACTGTGCATGTCGATGAGGAAGTCGATGTCCTCCGACACCGCCACGTTCCAAATCGCTCGGGCGAGTGGCGTCGTTGGCGTCCTTCCGGGTGGGAACTGTCGATTGAGGTCGATGTTGCGTTTATTGTGGTTGTCGTACGTCCGCGAGTCCCGCTCGATTCCCCACTTGT
The genomic region above belongs to Haladaptatus sp. R4 and contains:
- a CDS encoding sulfurtransferase; amino-acid sequence: MSETERSDVLVTAEWVDDHLDEFGSDDPEYRLVEADIEYDESYAETHIPGAIGFRWGPHLQDSFQRDILKKDDFAEMMGEHGIADDSTVVLYGDESNQWAAYTYWQFKYYGHDDVYLLDGGREYWLENDYPTDDEVPSYSEAEYDAGGPFDHLRIYREGVEDAIELDLPLVDVRSEAEYRGEKIAPEGSPETAQRAGHIPGATNITWSENLNDDGTFKERDELEALYEDHDITGDSGVVTYCRIGERSSITWFTLHELLGFEDVRNYDGSWTEWGNLIRSPIEAETDEPASRASKG
- a CDS encoding pyridoxal phosphate-dependent aminotransferase, yielding MFPDIDYLDWITGRPEAATHDLGSSDLRRAVPEPDGIVPPKLADLPSPPDDLDLETIIADAYDVGTENVLVTAGATHANFVAMAAALGGKGDGAGETDGGDDRPPRALIEKPGYEPLVATPEGLGATVDRFRRPAEDDYGLDPGRVEAAMSDGTRCIVVTNRHNPSGSRASRETMAEASRAAADNDAILLVDEVYAPFCADEASVFGGPTAAMLPNTVITNSMTKYLGFGPIRVGWLVADADFVSRAQSVMFHVPAISAPGMALTRRALYAETELAEGSRDRIEENRELLAEFVEERDDISGAVPSGCTYGFFSHESADGDEVSEAAWEEGILVVPGRFFDDGDSFRLSLGLDNETVRAGLDAFGDVLDDIGE
- a CDS encoding PRC-barrel domain-containing protein — its product is MDGSPAEITTLVGREVYSNNGVFVGEVDDVRLDLNETAVTGLALGGINDELFGDRITPGRGIIVPYRWVRAVGDVILINDVVERLKEPEEGEREEAVV
- a CDS encoding DHH family phosphoesterase: MSAGITISSMSSYAILGCGSVGYAVAEELVAQGKEVLIIDRDSDRVEALRDQDLNAQSGDIRDESAAKDVADRDVVLILSSDVAANKEAVSNLQDRGGERFTVVRASDPVSADELTEMGADVVINPSTVIANSALRSLEAGELEYKARQLSAVIEGTSSKLAILTHDNPDPDSIASAAALQTIAESLGVEADILYHGEIGHQENRAFVNLLGIELIQRDEVNVNSYDTFALVDHMRATQPELDHPVDILIDHYEPESEYEAGFSDVRPNVSSTSTIMTKYVQEFDINLSEEVATALLYGIRAETLDFKRDTTPADLTAAAYLYPFANHDTLEQVESPSMSPETLDVLAEAITNREVQGSHLVSNAGFIRDRDALTQAAQHLLNLEGITTSAVFGIADDTIYLAARSKDIRMNIGNVLQDAFDTIGEAAGHSTQASAEIPLGIFTGIETNEDNRDTLLSLTEEAVKKKLFDAMGVDGESNGN
- a CDS encoding succinylglutamate desuccinylase/aspartoacylase family protein, coding for MEGTAEETTVYEIDSGNPGPTVMLTGGIHGSEANGYRSAEVIMNWDIDAGRMVVIPRCNKWGIERDSRTYDNHNKRNIDLNRQFPPGRTPTTPLARAIWNVAVSEDIDFLIDMHSSHGIYRQGDGVGQGIFSTAAGNATAYRKRLVSYMNENVITDSTFAYSGATSPDGSRPMLKHKVGADLNTPGMIIESTYEYDRSIATQVQNTTAVVREFFREYGLITRSHNAAADNALLYHDDAAVVDASVDDNGKRSGLSFTVTNDADSSMWIQDVRIEPANDDIDGLSDHSYDEGKWVSELFIDADVRNGVTDLNGGTSLPTIIDLDTDGFSDSASIEAVLSSGSSATVHLYQFESDGSPVDMAGESVDFTVSYGLDSGAVGSSSFTGRSASSGSGTPSQDSSVPSHGSNTSSRDSSAPSQRGYLAYNKDAGAVDTPADDNEERSGITFSLTNKSGSNTTIRSIGIEPANDDIDRLSDHSYSEGKWVSELAIDADVRNGVTDINGGTSLPTTIDLGSDGFSDSASTEAVLSSGSTATAHCYQFESNGTPVDMAGEAVEFTVDYELGDGTSKTLSFTAENDSSGSLTPSHPLGYDGTVTAIDTPEDDNGERSGLSFEVTNDASSNLIIERLRITPSDGDIDELRDHSYSEGKWVSELAIDADVQNGVTDINGGMSLPGSIDLDTDGFSNSASVEAVLSSDSSATINLYQFRASGPRWTWLAKRSKSASNTR